The sequence TGCCCAATCGCATCACCAGggccacactgcctgccctccaggacatctacagcaccgcagggctctccagagggtggtggggTCTGCCAAACGCATCACCAGggccacactgcctgccctccaggacatctacagcaccatagggctctccagagggtggtggggtctgcccaacgcatcaccagggccacactgcctgccctccaggacatctacagcaccgcagggctctccagagggtggtggggGCCAAGCATCACCAGggccacactgcctgccctccaggacatctacagcaccatagggctctccagagggtggtggggtctgcccaacgcatcaccagggccacactgcctgccctccaggacatctacagcaccgtagggctctccagagggtggtggggtctgcccaacgcatcaccagggccacactgcctgccctccaggacatctacagcaccgcagggctctccagagggtggtggggTCTGCCAAACGCATCACCAGggccacactgcctgccctccaggacatctacagcaccgtagggctctccagagggtggtggggtctgcccaacgcatcaccagggccacactgcctgccctccaggacatctacagcaccgtagggctctccagagggtggtggggtctgcccaacgcatcaccagggccacactgcctgccctccaggacacctacagcacccgatgtcacaggaaggtcaaaaagatcatcaaggacaacaaccacatgaaccactgcctgttcaccccgctatcatccagaaggcgaggtcagtacaggtgcatcaaagctgggactgagagactgaaaaacagcttctatctcaaggcaatcagactgttaaatagccatcactagcaggctaccacccagttactcaacATGAAGTGCCTgcagcactccaggaccagggttccATGCCCTAGAGACAGAACTAAATATTCTATGTGAATTTCCATATATCATGACactaacaaaagggttgaattgTTCAGCAAAATGTCCAGTAAATGCTAACACAGCTTTGGTGATGAATGCATTTAGTACATAATGCATTTACTGTCATATCTCTATCAGGCTTGCTGTGACATGGGCCTGGATGGTGCAACATCTTCAAGCTGCCAGAATGAGGACTGTGGCCTTCAGTTGTACTGAACGCAAGGGTCTTacctggaaacaggatgcacctgagctctattCTGaatcttatagcaaagggtctagagttccttgagatgtttctacaacttgattggagtccacttgtggtaaattctattgattggacatgatttagaaaggcacacacctgtctatataaggtcgcacagttgacagtgcatgtcagagcaaaaaccaagccatgaggtcgaaggaattgtttgtagagcatccgagacaggattgtgttgaggcacagatctggggaagggtaccaaaaaatgtctgcagcattgaaagtccccaagaacacaatggcctccatcattcttaaacggaagaagcttagaaccaccaagactcttcttagagctggccgcccggtcaaactgagcaatcgggggagaagggccttggtcaggaaggtgaccaagaacccaatggtcactctgacagagctctagagttcatctgtggagatgggaaaaccttccagaaggataaccatctctgcagtacagaaacctggcaccatccctatggtgaagcatggtggtggcaacatcatgctgtggggatgttttcagtggcagggactgggagactagccaggatcgatggaaagatgaatggcgcaaagtacagagagatccttgatgaaaatctgctccagagtgctcaggacgtcagactgggcgaaggttcaccttccaacaggataacgaccctaagcacaccgccaagacaacgcaggagtggcttctggacaagtctctgaatgtcctcgagtggcccagccagagcccagacttgaacccgattgaacatctctggagagacctgaaaatagctgtgcagcgatgggAAACATGGCCTTTAAACTTTGAACACGTTCTGTCATACTGAATGCAGCCCAGGCAAATGTAATCGATCAACACGCCATTGCATTGATCAACCAGTGGTGTGTTAGATACCACCCACATACGTTTGCTTGATCACCCCTTTATCATCATACTGGAGGAAAAATTcataaagaaagaaataaagaaataataTAAATGAATAAAATTAAAGTgggataattttttaaaattagtaTTTATCTATTTATGTGTGCAATCATTCatccatgtatttatttattcatttaattCTAATTATGGCAGCTTTGGTCCTCTATATCAGAACCACAAGTTCCATTCCTAATGTAAAGGAAGATGATGTCTGTGTGATTActacatgtggtggtgatgaaGATAATAAAAGTCCTGGACTGAGAAGCATCTGTACTGCCTGTAGTGATTCAGAACCTGAAATATCATCATTAAGTCCACAGTGGGTGATGGTATCCAAGCTAAATGTTCAGACGGCTAGATGAGTTTTTTTCAACCAAACTGTCACATCTCTTAACTCTCTAAGCTCTAAACTCGTTTTATAAGCATGGGGAAATAACATTTTTggtgagaagagaaggagagaagtgtGTGTCAAAATAGTAGTGGGGTGAGGATTTGACACGTACATGGAGAGTATATGTTCAGCAGGTGGTGGTGCTACAGTTACACAAACCCCAGGCACTTAGCTCTAAACTCAACTCTCTAAACTGTAAACTGAGTGAAGGGTTAGAATAGGTCAGAGGTCGGGGTTAGTTACCTGTTTGATAGCGCTGAGCAGCTTGCCGTAGCTGTACATTATGACAGAGAAAGGCAGTATCAGACAGAAGGTGAACAGACAGACGATGTAGGAGATGTTGTTGGGTGTCTGGGTCCTCCAGTCCACTGAACAGGTGGTTCCTAGAACACAGTACAACAATACACACTGTCAATATGAATACTGTTACTATGAATACGGTTGCTGTTACTATGAATACTGTTATTATGAATACTGTTACTATGAGTACTGTTACTATgaatactgtttctgttactatgAATACGCTTACTATGAATACGGGTACTATGAATACTGTTACTATGAATACTGTTACTATGATtactgttactgtaaatactgttactatgaatgctgttactgttactatgagtactgttactatgaatactgtttctgttactatgaatgttgttactgttactatgaGTACTGTTAATATTACTATGAATACTGTTAATGTTACTATGAATACTGTTACTATGAATactgttactataaatactgttactatgaatactgctactgttactatgAGTACTGTTACTATgaatactgtttctgttactatgAATACTGTTACTATGAATACGGTTACTATGAATACTGTTACTATGAAtactgttactgtaaatactgttactatgaatgctgttactgttactatgagtactgttactgttactatgaatactgtttctgttactatgaatattgttactgttactatgaaTACTGTTAATGTTACTATGAATACTCTTACTATGCCTACTGTTACTATgaatactgttactgttactatgaatactgtttctgttactatgaatattgttactgttactatgaatactgtttctgttactatgAATGTTGTTTGTGTTACTATGAATACTGTTACTATGAATGTTGTTTGTGTTACTATGAATACTGTTACTATGAATACTGTTTATGTTACTTTGCATACTGTTACTATGaatactattactgttactatgaatACTGTTGCTATgaatactgttactgttactatgaaTAATTTAACTATAAATACTTTTACTATGAACAATGTTACTGCTACTATGAATACTGCTCCTATGAAGACTGTAACTATAaatactgttactgctactatgaATGCTGTTACTATGAAGACTGTAACTATAaatactgttactgctactatgaATGCTGTTACTATGAAGACTTAACTATAaatactgttactgctactatgaATGCTGTTACTATGAAGACTGTAACTATaaatactgttactgttactatgaaTACTGTTACTATGAAGACTGTAAATaaatactgttactgttactatgaaTACTGTTACTATGAAGACATTAACTATAaatactgttactgctactatgaATGCTGTTACTATGAATACGTTTACTATGaatactgttactgctactatgaATGCTGTTACTATGAATACGTTTACTATGAATACTGTTACTAGGTAATAAATACTGCAGTTCCATAttgcacattcacacacacacacacacgcacgcacgcacgcacgcacacacacacacacacacacacacacacacacacacacacacacacacacacacacacacatacatacacacacatgcacacacacactcgcacgcacgcaccTGGTCCCTCGGGGCCATAGCTGCTCCAGCCCAGCAGCGGGGGCAGTGTCCAGGCCAGGGCGTAGACCCAGGAGAAACACACTCCAGCCACCGCTGTACCAAAGTCAGTACCATCCGCCTGCATCCGACACAGCATGGTGCAGCAACGCTCATAGGACAGCACTGCCAGGGAGATCAGAGACACGATACCTGGAACACATGCACAAGTGTCTGGAGAATAAGAGGGAGATTGAAACCCCAACATTAATTATTTGTATGTTTAATCACTTTAGGCTACTATTGAAGTTCATTGAGAAAATCTTACTCAAGATCCCGACAAAAGTTGTGATGCAGCTCTGctgaacattaaaacattagacctggcagtggcgattttagcatgtaaatcttggtgaggcaacaacaacaaaaaatgtgtagTTGCATGCCAgaaaagccacaacacaacaatacattaactgcccacaaactgttagggcctacataaagctgtcccaacagcagagtcccaacagcagtcccaacaccttaccactgctacacctggctatcagcggagccttgtttggcagcgaaacagttcattcagcctcatttactgccttttaaaaaacatggctgacttgcttaaacaaatgtggtttctactgaaatttgagatgtacaaactatggcataaggggatgacgACTGGATAAGAGGCCATCCAttattttgattaagacattaatgaacgAGCTAGGACTTAATCAATATAACTacttgttcagcacttttgaaatgtgcagcaacagaattcagaacatgggccgttcttacagtattctccctgtacaccaagtcagaaccgtagaaTAAATAAAGGGGGAATATAAGCAGACAaggaaagctcttacaatattcaatgattacatttctctaaaacaggctataggctacatgtgcaccaccaagtcagaacagtaggcaaaattaagagggggaaagggaccaaattattagggtgaggaaCATTGGCTACTAACAACttactatttatttttatttaaccaggcaagtcagttaataacaaattgttatttacaatgattgtCTACACCGGCTAAACCctgacaacgctaggccaattgtgcgccgtcctatgggactcccaatcacagctggttgtgaaacagcctggattcgaaccagggtgtctgtagtgacgcctcaagcactgagatgcaatgcctcagaccgctgcgacactcgggagcccacaacataacatacacttagtattaattTCTTAGCTACAGTGTACATATCTCCCCGGCATATTACATTATTTTGCAGCAGTATACAAGACGTTcctggactcaccttgttgtgctgtgctcacttgaacaggaaggtggtgtgacGGTCTTTCGTGGACAAATTGTGTCATCAAACTTTGTTATAAAAATTCtgccattctctggatttatggtgtaTTCAAAACATCTGGGAACTCGTAAAAAAACAAGGTCGAATCATggtgacatcagtgatcttcaggtcaagCTCTAAAGAGAGGCCTAGTTCCCAACGTGCGATTCTGCGTTGGATGACCTTTCAAAAAAaattcagagttcccagttgtcttgaacttacTGAAGTCAGATTTTCAGGTCCTGAGTTTCCAATTATTTTGAGCGCGGCAGAAGTCAtgttggattgacagcatggccaatgttgaatgtttatcattttaagcttggaaaagagacccttaaacccagactctggaccactccactgaatagtaggctagtgattgctttgcaacacttgcagttagccactgattccttccaaaccactcattgttgaatttgcgatttccatcCGATGAGCACAGATACATTTTATCTACAATTTgtcttcattatttatcttcatatgacaaggattaaaaaggatttgccagtagattgtcgacttgattcatgatgatgactgctagcttacAAACTAAGATTtttaaagtatgatgttgacatgatcagtccaatcaaagctactgtagatataatgtgGTTTGACGTTATTTTCaactgtggccaatgaccttgagctttcttggatgggcacttctaatgtaactctatggcagcacccatgAGGCTTGAATTTGCGAGCTCTACCCTTACATTTGGCAGTGACTTAGTGTCCCTAGGAGTGACAGAACAGTGAGCCAATCACagcacaactagagaacattaccaacccctacacaCCCGTATTTcccaccccaccaccacagaaagcactgagctacgctgaaacacctgcattttggagctgccttactcaagaaagagaaaaaaaagaccattttgtatgcggctttattaactccattgaattacattgtttgcaaaatgATATCAAACACATTTAGTGAATACTTTCAGCTGAGCTGCGTTTGTTGGCAAGAGGAAATGATTTCAATTGGTTAAGGATAGGGTTTGGGGTTGTGGTAGGCTAAGTTTAGTCGATAAatatgacacacacacccacactaggCTACTCACCCAAACAGGAGTTGATGAAGCCATACCAGACGCATCCCGCCCTACCGATCAGCCACTTGCCCTGCGTGGCAGCAGCGAAGCTGAACGGTGTCCCGAGCACGCAGACCAGCAGGtccgaaacacacacactcaacagcaGGACGTTGATGGGCGAGCGCAGCGTATGGTACCGGCAGAATAACGTTAACACCAGGAGGTTGTTGAGGAAACCGAATGTACCTATGAACCCCAGACACACTGCCACCACGAGATGTCCCGTAGGACTCAGAGAACCTGAGCCTCCTCCCTGCGTGACCACCGTTTTACCGTCACTGACTCCCCATGGGCAGCTCACGCCGCAGCTCAGACTAACGTTAGACACTATCATACCGGCCCGTTAGTTACTCTACAGGTGGCCGGTGGAGTTGAGAGGAAAGATAATCCATTTGgttcggtctctctgtctctgtcagcccaTCACGAGAGGAGCACAAACAGCCGCGTGAAACATTGTAGTGTTTACTCACATCCAACTCTGCTCATGGTCTGGAGAGAAAAAGGACACCACTAAAAAAGTGAATGTTCGTTCACTGTTAGCTGAAAACAACATCCCTTCATCAGGTGAATTCCACTGGGTAGAAACGGCAGTCCTCTCCTGCGCCCCGCTCACCGACTGGCTGCGTAAAGTTCAGTTAACTCTCAGTGAAGGATGCGTGTGTTTCCCTCCCCGTGGTCCACCGTGTGTACTCGGAGGTCATCTTGCTCTGCCCGCCACCGGGAGTCTTCTCGCGCTTTTAAAGGTGTGACGTTACATATCCTGATGCAAGAGAGTGTAAGGGAAAGGATTGGTCGTGAAAGGGGGCACATGGCAGCATAAGTGGTCATttcataataataaaaataataatgatgTTTCATAGTCACATTCACCGAATAGGTGCAGCGTAATATGttattttacagggtcagccatattAGTTGAGTCGTATggcgcccctggagcaaattagggttgtgtcttgcttaagggcacatcgacagatttccCACCTTGTCGGATCaggtattcgaaccagcgaccttagttactggcccaacgctaatAAGAGAGGAAATGATATTCATAAAACTGGTGTTTGTTGTTGATATATCCTTTCAACAAAACAGGAAACTGGAAATGCTTCTCTCCAGACCTGCCATAttcatcctcctctctaatgACTTGGGGTTCCCACCAACCTGTTGTTCTTCAAAGCAAACATACTGTACCTACATAGACGACAGATACTTGGTCGATGTGATGTAGCCTACACATTTCAGCACATTGGACAGCACCCTTCAGGCAGGACGTTTGATGGATGTATGAAAGCCAGATTTTTGATTCTCTGAAACAGTGATTTCTGATCTGACTTCCTCTAGTTATTATTATAAGGGAAAAAATGTTGAACAAATTCGGGGGCAATAGAAAAGCAGTAGCTAGAGAGATTATTCTGATTGGGTTAGGTCAGCCAATGTAATTCCCTGTCAGAGCACTGGGAAATCAATGCTATTGGGCTGGACATACAGAAaagcacatacacacatttaTCAGGGCAGAGTGAGTTGTTATTTtgaagacttgtgttagctcccAAAGCTAATACCCTTTAGCTCATGCATAcggacgctcacacacacacacacacacacacacacacacacacacacacacacacacacacacacacacacacacacacacacacacacacacacacacacacacacacacacacacacacacacacacacacacacacacacacacatcttctaGACTGTTGTCTACCTGGAACTCAGGGTCAgagatttaaaaaaagaaagagacaaagtgacagagaaggagaaatgtAAAAATATCACCATCTGTTATGTTTGTGTCTCTCTGGTAACATTGTACTTTAGCTGTCCTGCTAATACA is a genomic window of Oncorhynchus gorbuscha isolate QuinsamMale2020 ecotype Even-year linkage group LG12, OgorEven_v1.0, whole genome shotgun sequence containing:
- the tmtopsb gene encoding teleost multiple tissue opsin b; the protein is MIVSNVSLSCGVSCPWGVSDGKTVVTQGGGSGSLSPTGHLVVAVCLGFIGTFGFLNNLLVLTLFCRYHTLRSPINVLLLSVCVSDLLVCVLGTPFSFAAATQGKWLIGRAGCVWYGFINSCLGIVSLISLAVLSYERCCTMLCRMQADGTDFGTAVAGVCFSWVYALAWTLPPLLGWSSYGPEGPGTTCSVDWRTQTPNNISYIVCLFTFCLILPFSVIMYSYGKLLSAIKQVSNVSTAVTRRREQRVLVMVVTMVTCYLLCWLPYGVAALLSTFGPRNLLTPEVTIVPSLLAKTSTVINPVIYIYMNRQHPCDQRQCALSHAPIHNNVEMQIVRQQILHPNTTTI